A genomic window from Sulfurimonas sp. includes:
- the fliY gene encoding flagellar motor switch protein FliY gives MSDFIKLLENEIVKTVESMIGVAPSLTLKEQQELNMMANIIPPIVLIKLNVSGAVNAKAMVAVTPNLAAALSDLMMGEELANRDSVNEDDLDGAKETFSTVFGTINTTLSSQNEIPVLKFEVEDIEYVSDDNEVSLEEYANMHKYDFKIESIDSLLMFIIDEDLEQTLFGGGPEDSLLDNHMPSSSLQDIGINDANLTPGEINNISLIMDVKLPVRVRIGKKKMLLKDVLNMDIGSVVELNQLANDPLDILVDNHIIAQGEVVIVDGNFGIQITTIGTKKERLAQLKS, from the coding sequence ATGAGTGATTTTATAAAATTATTAGAAAATGAAATTGTTAAAACTGTTGAAAGTATGATTGGAGTTGCTCCGTCTTTAACTTTAAAAGAGCAGCAAGAATTAAATATGATGGCTAATATCATTCCACCTATTGTGCTTATTAAGTTAAATGTTAGTGGTGCTGTAAATGCAAAGGCTATGGTGGCTGTTACTCCAAATCTAGCAGCAGCGTTGTCTGATCTTATGATGGGGGAAGAGTTAGCAAATAGAGATAGTGTGAATGAAGATGATCTAGACGGTGCTAAAGAGACTTTTAGCACGGTATTTGGAACAATAAATACAACACTCTCTTCTCAAAATGAAATACCTGTTTTAAAATTCGAAGTTGAAGACATAGAATATGTTAGTGATGACAATGAAGTAAGTTTAGAAGAATATGCAAATATGCATAAGTATGATTTTAAAATAGAATCAATTGATTCACTGCTTATGTTTATAATAGATGAAGATTTAGAACAAACACTGTTTGGTGGAGGTCCTGAAGATTCATTACTAGACAATCATATGCCGTCAAGCTCTCTGCAAGACATTGGAATAAACGATGCAAATTTAACTCCTGGTGAGATCAACAATATATCTCTTATTATGGATGTTAAACTACCTGTTCGTGTTAGAATTGGTAAAAAGAAGATGTTATTAAAAGATGTTCTTAACATGGATATAGGTTCTGTAGTTGAACTTAATCAACTAGCAAATGATCCATTGGATATTTTGGTAGATAATCATATAATTGCTCAAGGTGAAGTTGTTATTGTAGATGGAAACTTTGGTATTCAAATAACAACAATAGGAACTAAAAAAGAAAGGTTAGCTCAGTTAAAGTCGTAA
- the fliM gene encoding flagellar motor switch protein FliM, whose translation MADILSQDEIDSLLDVLEDEGGDIPDSTEELSQPQKQATLYDFKRPNRVSKEQLRAFRGIHDKMARSLASQISSIMRSIVEIQLHSVDQMTYGEFLMSLPNPTSFNVFSVKPLEGSGVIEINPTIAFPMLDRLLGGKGEPFDASREFSDIELSLFESILRVMMGTLKEAWGPVMEVYPNIESKESSPNVVQIVAQNEIVVMVVMEIIIGHSSGMMNICYPVISLEPVLPRLASRDLMLNETSSKKSRNTELQVLLGGAKVTLEANLGNAELTMRDILELKTGDVVRLSEAANDIVTVSIDGKDRFRGEIGLRRFRKSIQVTEVIDTEKDAVKRALENFEKKRHEKISGVAEIINDVDIGE comes from the coding sequence ATGGCTGATATATTAAGTCAAGATGAGATAGATTCCCTTTTAGATGTTTTAGAGGACGAAGGCGGAGATATTCCTGATTCGACTGAAGAACTATCTCAGCCGCAAAAACAAGCTACATTATATGATTTTAAAAGACCAAATAGGGTTTCAAAAGAGCAACTTCGTGCATTTCGTGGTATACATGACAAGATGGCACGTTCATTGGCTTCTCAAATATCATCTATAATGCGTTCAATCGTTGAGATCCAACTTCATTCAGTTGATCAGATGACATATGGTGAGTTTTTGATGTCTTTACCAAATCCTACAAGTTTTAACGTGTTCTCTGTAAAACCATTGGAAGGTAGTGGTGTTATAGAGATTAACCCTACAATAGCATTCCCAATGCTTGACCGTCTTCTTGGCGGTAAAGGTGAGCCTTTTGATGCATCACGTGAGTTTTCAGATATTGAACTATCACTATTTGAATCAATACTACGTGTTATGATGGGTACTTTAAAAGAGGCTTGGGGACCTGTTATGGAGGTTTATCCAAACATAGAATCAAAAGAATCAAGCCCTAATGTTGTTCAAATTGTTGCTCAAAATGAGATCGTTGTAATGGTTGTTATGGAGATAATTATTGGACATAGTTCAGGTATGATGAACATATGTTACCCTGTAATATCTCTTGAACCTGTTCTGCCTCGTCTTGCTTCACGTGATTTGATGCTAAACGAGACGAGTTCTAAGAAAAGTAGAAATACAGAGCTTCAAGTTTTACTTGGTGGTGCTAAGGTAACTCTTGAAGCAAATCTTGGTAATGCTGAACTCACTATGCGTGATATTTTGGAGCTAAAAACTGGTGATGTTGTAAGATTATCGGAAGCTGCAAATGATATAGTAACAGTATCAATTGATGGTAAAGACAGATTCCGTGGTGAGATAGGTCTTAGAAGATTTAGAAAGTCAATACAGGTAACAGAAGTTATAGATACAGAAAAAGATGCAGTTAAACGTGCATTAGAAAACTTTGAGAAAAAACGTCATGAAAAAATTTCAGGTGTTGCTGAAATAATAAATGATGTAGATATAGGTGAATAA
- a CDS encoding TIGR00730 family Rossman fold protein has protein sequence MKRNEEVNKKYVRDIKSADTWSVFRIIADFVKGYDELGEMGPTVTVFGSARTPESDFYYHKARELTNMLAKRGFNIMSGGGPGIMEAANRGAHEQGGVESVGLNIDLPFEQIANPYTTIDLNFDYFFSRKVMLVKYSMAYVIFPGGYGTLDELFEALTLIQTKKTTGVKLFVVGEEFFSPLMDFIKTKLLKSGMIDQADVDLICLTDDLEYVANEIEKSLNNQIGILEDEGLEDTTYFKSLKKFFE, from the coding sequence ATGAAAAGAAATGAAGAAGTAAATAAAAAATATGTAAGAGATATTAAATCTGCGGATACATGGAGTGTATTTAGAATTATTGCGGATTTTGTAAAAGGTTATGATGAATTAGGGGAAATGGGTCCTACTGTTACGGTTTTTGGAAGTGCAAGAACACCGGAGAGTGATTTTTATTACCATAAAGCAAGAGAATTAACAAATATGCTTGCTAAAAGAGGTTTTAATATTATGAGTGGTGGTGGTCCAGGTATTATGGAAGCTGCTAATCGCGGTGCACATGAACAAGGTGGTGTTGAATCTGTAGGATTAAACATAGACTTACCGTTTGAGCAGATTGCAAATCCATATACAACAATAGATTTGAATTTTGATTATTTCTTTTCTAGAAAAGTTATGTTGGTTAAGTATTCAATGGCTTATGTTATTTTTCCAGGTGGTTATGGAACATTAGATGAGTTGTTTGAAGCACTTACATTGATTCAGACAAAGAAAACTACAGGTGTTAAACTGTTTGTAGTTGGAGAAGAGTTTTTTTCACCGCTAATGGATTTTATAAAAACTAAACTCTTAAAATCAGGAATGATAGATCAAGCTGATGTTGATTTGATCTGTTTAACAGATGATTTGGAATATGTTGCTAATGAGATTGAAAAATCTTTAAATAACCAAATTGGTATCTTAG
- a CDS encoding RNA polymerase sigma factor FliA: protein MHNGYHSDIKHKEDELAIQYLPAVKAMSFRLKERLPSSVDYMDLSAIGTEELIKLARRYDEKLNDSFWGYAKKRVYGAMLDYLRSLDILSRASRKLVKQIDYAVEEYMVENDEEPTDEQLAEMLDESVDKVHEARIASSIYTVMPLHDQLQVGDEGAALAKVERDELVSVVKKVIGTYSEREQMIIQLYYFEELTLKEISEVLDITESRISQIHKSILQKIKQSVGSENG from the coding sequence ATGCATAACGGTTACCATAGCGATATCAAGCATAAAGAAGATGAACTAGCTATACAATATCTTCCTGCTGTTAAAGCTATGTCTTTTAGACTAAAAGAGAGACTTCCTAGTTCTGTAGACTATATGGACCTCTCTGCAATAGGTACCGAAGAATTGATTAAACTAGCTCGCAGATATGATGAAAAATTAAATGATTCGTTTTGGGGTTATGCTAAAAAACGTGTATATGGAGCTATGCTTGATTATCTAAGAAGTTTAGATATACTTAGCCGTGCTAGTAGAAAGTTAGTTAAACAGATCGACTATGCTGTTGAAGAGTATATGGTTGAAAACGATGAAGAACCTACCGATGAACAGCTTGCAGAGATGCTTGATGAGAGTGTGGATAAAGTTCATGAGGCTCGTATAGCTTCAAGCATATATACAGTTATGCCTCTACATGATCAACTTCAAGTCGGTGATGAAGGTGCTGCGTTAGCAAAAGTTGAAAGAGATGAACTTGTAAGTGTTGTTAAAAAAGTTATTGGTACTTATAGCGAACGTGAACAGATGATCATTCAACTATACTATTTTGAGGAACTAACTTTAAAAGAGATTAGTGAAGTATTAGATATAACAGAATCTAGAATATCACAGATTCATAAGTCTATATTACAAAAAATTAAACAAAGCGTAGGAAGCGAAAATGGCTGA